DNA from Massilia antarctica:
CGCCGATGGTCTTGACCAGGGTCGGATGCTCGGCGTAAAAATCGCCCATGCGGTCGACGATGCTCGGATTGTTGCGTTCGGCGTGTTCCGCGATTTGCTGGACTTGCGCCGGCGTGAGCTGGGCCGCCTGGTCTGGCGTAATCGCGGCCGGAGTGTCGCCGCCGCGGAACAGGTTGCCGAGGGCGCCGCCCGCGATCGAGCTGAGCAGGCCGGGGCCGACGTTGCTGATCAGCTGGTTGAGCATGCCGGCGCGCTGGTTGGCGTCGCTATGGCTGAACAGTTGGCCGACCATTTGCGGGAATGGCGGGGTCTGGTCGGACCGCAACGCTTCCGACACGCCCTGGGCCATCGTGCCACGCGGCGCGTTCTGCGCCACCTGGTCGAAGTCGTCGAGTGCGCGCGCGCCATTGTTGTTGGCCGCGCCGCCCAGGTATTGCTGTAGTAGATTGCCTAAATCGAAAGCCATACGCCCTCCACGTGGATTGGAAAAGCCCCGCTGCGCTGGTTTGCCCGAGGCCGATGCCGGAGCTTAGGCTGCGGCGGGCTTGCCATCTGTACGCCAGCGCACCATGGTGTCGTTAAAGCTGATAATAAAGCAATTTTCCTCGATTCAGCGGAAATGATTGCGCGGCGCTCCGGCGCGCTCTAAGCTGGCGGCTTTTTACTGACGGCCACCCTGATGCCTTACCTGTCGATCCTGATGTTTGCCGCCGTGTTCACGGGCGCCGTGCTGGCCTGGCATATTCCGCTGTGGGTGGGTGTGCTGTACGTGGTGGCAAGCTGCGCCTGCTTTGCTCTGTACGCGATGGATAAGGCGGCCGCGCGCGCCGGCAGCTACCGCACCCCCGAACGCAGCTTGCTGCTGCTCGGCCTTGCCTGCGGCTGGCCGGGCGCCGTGCTGGCGCAGCAGTGGCTGCGGCACAAATCGTCAAAGCGGCCGTTTCAAGTCGCGTTCTGGAGCACGGTGCTGTGCAATGTCGCTGTCTTTGTTTACCTCGCTTCGCCGCTGTCCTTGATTCGCATGCCATAAAGGCGCCGTGCGCAGCCGCAGCGTAGAGCGATCCGCCCGGCGCGGCCTTAAAACGGGATGACTCGCGCCGCCAGACGCTGCGCGCCGTGCTGCTCGACATGGCGAATCCGGTCTTGGGCGGCCTGCGGCTGCTCGTCCGGCGTGCCGTTGCCGAATGGCGGAGCAGGGTAGTATTCGATGCCGAGCTGGATGGTGCGGGCCAGTGTCTCGCCGCCCAGCAGGGAGGCGAGGAACAGGCCGGCATCGATACTGGCCGACACCCCCGCGCCGGTGATCAGCTTGCCATCGCGCTGGTAGCGTTCGGTGCCGACCAGGGCGCCGTAAGCGGCGACGTGCGCGCGCGCGAACCAGTTGGTCGTGACTTTCTTGCCCTTGAGCAGACCGGCGGCGCCCAGGATTTCGGCGCCGTTGCAGATGCTGACCGTCCACGCCGTGGTCGGATGGAGGCGCCGCACGCAGGCCATCAGCGCGGCGTTGCCGAGTGCGCCGGCGACGCCGGGGCCGCCCGGCACGTACAGGATATCGGTCGTATCCAGCTGGTCGAAGGTCCGGTAGGCGGCCATGCCGAGACGGCCGGTATCGCTGGCGACCAGCCCGATCCGATCAGAAACGAACTCGACCTCCATGCCAGGAACATTCGCCAGCACTTCATAGCCGCCCACGATATCCAGCGCGGTAAAGCCATCGAACAATACAATCGTCAATCGCATGATTTTCTCCTTGAAGTGATGGGCCATTGTCGGCGTGCGCACCGGCATGGAGAAGAGGCGATATTGCCCTTTTTAATGGCATACTCGCCATATGAAGACGAAACGCATCGCCATCCTGGCGTACTCCGGCTGCATGGGAATGGAAGTGTTTGGCCTGTGCGATACCTTGCTGTTGGCAAATCGGATCGCTGCGGCGGTCGACGGCGCCGGGCCGCCCTTGTTCGACGTCATCGTCACCAGTCTCGGCGGGGGCAATGTGACGGCCGCCGGCGGCATTCCGATCGGCACGCGCAAACCGGTCGCGCGGCCCGATTTGCTGGTGGTGCCGGGCATGGAACTGTCCGGCCGAGATGCCTGCACCGCGCCGATGAGCGCGTTCGCCCCCGAGATCGCTTATCTGGCCAAGGCGTTCGCCCGGGGCACGCCGGTGGCCGCCGTGTGCGTCGGCGCCTTCCTGCTGGGCGATGCCGGCGTGCTGGACGGGCGCCGTGCCACCACCTCGTGGCTGTTCGCGCCCGACCTCGCGCGCCGTTTTCCGGCGGCCATGGTCGAGCCGGCGGCCATGCTGGTCGAGGATGGCGGCGTGACCACCACCGGCTCGTTCAGCGCCACTTTCGATCTGGCGATGCATCTGGTGAGGCAGAGTGCGAGCGCCAGGGTGCTGCGGGCTGTCGCGCGCATGGGTTTGCTGGACGATCGACGCACCAGTCAGGCGCCCTTCGTTGATACGCGCATGCTGTCCCAGGCAGCCGACACGTTCGCCGCCAAGGTGCACGCTTGGCTGGGTCAGCGGCTGGCCGAGCCGTACAACCTCAAGCAGGTGGCGGCGGCTTTTCATGTCAGCGACCGCACCTTGCTCAGGAGGGTGAAGCAAGAGACGGGGCAAACGCCACTGGCCTATTTGCAGCAGGCGCGCATCGGCAAGGCCAAGGTGCTGCTGGAATCGACCTCGCTGAGCGTGGCGCAGGTGACGGAACGGGTGGGTTACACGGATGTCGCGACCTTTGGCGCCCTGTTCAAGCGCAATGTAGGGCAGTCGCCAGCCGAGTATAGACGCAGGTTCAGAACGATTGGACAGGTAGGTATGGACAAGCGGCCTGCCTGATTGAATCGTTGGATCAGGCGATGAGCAAGCTAAAGGCTTATCGGTCGATACTTGTGATGCGACGCAAATGGAAACGAGACTTAATTGAACTGCTGACGTCTTTCAAGTGGCGTTCAATTTGTCGTTATATGTTCTGCCTTCGACGAATGTCTATGTGCAGATTCGTTGCCTCCGCGTACCTCGGTTTTTCGCTGCCGCTCATCCGCTTGCTGTAGAGACGGCATGGCGGGAAGTGACGCGTGTTTGATTGCATCCTTTGAAATAAAGATAATCCACCCGAACGCAACCAAAGCTATACCGAGCATGGCGAGTTCGGGTATCCAATGATACCATTCGCTCAGTTCGTCTACGCCTCGAATGCGATGAAAGTCGAAATAGTACTGATTTATGAAGGCGAGAAGATTGAACGTAGCATGCGCGACCATGCAGGTCCGTAGCGAGCCGGTGGTTGCATAAAGGTACGAGAGTGCAAGGGAAAACAAAAACGTGCCGATGTAGATAGTTTTTGAGAAATGAAGTGCCGTAAAGATGGCTGCAGTTAAAACTGAACTCAGGAAAAAAGACTTGTTTTTGTAGATTGAGCGAAATACCAAGCCACGGAAAAACAGTTCTTCAAATATTGCAGGAAAAATCGCGCTGCAAATAATGAATGTAAAAACGTGGACTGAAAAGAAGGGATGAGAGGTGTATGCTTCAGGATGATACTTGCCTAAACTATAGGCTGCTTCGAGGTCGTAATACGTTACGATTTTCGTGAAAACGGCACTTTCACCGAGGGTGAACATAAGTACTAGGATTCCAATGAGCACCGACAGCGCGACCTGTCGTTTCGTTATTGTGCTGCCCATAATCAAAGTAAACATTTTGCGGTTGATTTGAAATTGATGAGCGCTCGCTGCTGCCATTACGATGAACATGATCGACGCGCACAGATGGTCGGCATAGTACGCAGCGTTGGGCCAATATGCTGTTATGGACATAAATAGAACGGCTCGCAAGACCATGCTGACAATTAATATTAGAAGTAAGATTTTTGGCGCCATTTTTTATTACTGCATCTCGTAATATTATATTATATTTATTTGATCGGTAATTGGCGCGTGTCAGATGTGGAAATATCGCGTCAGTGTTATTTGACGCGATATTTTCAGGAATTCAGACGTTGAAGAAGATGGTCAGTGCAGCATGTCGTACAGACCGATACCGATTTTCGAGCCCAGTTCGCCGAGCCCGTTAGCAATATCGTTAGTGCGGTTTCCCCAATCCGACTGCGCATTTGGGATAAGGTCGTACTTGCGGCCCCCGCCGCCCGACACCATCTCGATTTCTTCAGGGTTTAAGTCCTGCATAGTGCTTCTCCTTGTGGTAGCCGTTATTGGCCGAGGTAACTTTATAATGGGAGGGGAATTTTCGCGCTGAGTTTTCTCAAGTACTTTTGGGAAATGCGTAAAATTACATTTGCTCGTGATGTCGCGCGTGCGCTTTTCAGGATCTCTGGCGCTTCGAGTAGATGTATCGCCTCGACCGGACGCAACGATTCCGGCTCCGCGAAAAGCCAGTCCATTTTCGACCTTGGAACATGATAAGCTCGCGCCTATGTGGAACTACCCTACCTCTCTAGCCCACCGCGGCGGCGGCAAGCTCGCGCCCGAAAACACCATCGCCGGCTTGCGCTGCGGGCTGGCGCACGGCTTTCGCGCGGTCGAATTCGATGTCATGCTGGCGCGCGACAGTGTGCCGGTCGTCATGCATGATCCCTATCTCGGGCGCACCGTCGCCGGTTCCGGCAATGTGTACAATTACGACGCCGCCGAACTGGTCACCATGGACGCCGGCAACTGGTTCAGCGCCGAGTGCCGGGGCGAAACGGTGCCCCTGTTCACCCAGTTCGTTCAGTTCTGCAAGGACCATGGCATCTGGATGAATATCGAGATCAAGCCCGCTCCCGGATTCGAAGAGGAAACGGGCAGGGTGGTCGGCAGCCTCACGCGCGCCTTGTTCGGGATTGAAATCGCCCAGGACAACCCGCGCCAGGTGCCGCTGCTGTCATCCTTCAGCCCCGTGGCGCTGGCCGCTGCCCGGCTGGCGGCGCCCGACCTGCCGCGCGCCCTGCTGCTCGACCGCATGGACGAGGGCTGGCAAACCCAGGCCCGCGAACTGGACGTGGTGGCGATCCATACCAACCACAAACACCTCGACGAGGCGCTGGCGCATCAAATCAAGGACGCCGGCTACGGGCTGTTTTGCTACACCGTCAATGATCCTGCGCGCGCCCGCGAAATCCTGGGCTGGGGCGTGGACGCTTTCTGCACCGACCGCATCGACCTGATCGGGCCGGATTTCGCTCAAGCCGCCATCTAAGCCGCGTCGCGAACCTTGCGTGGAAAGCCGCTCGTGTTTACCGCAAGCGCATACGCTATAATCGTTTTTTTATAGCATGCTGCCCTCTCACGCCCATACGACATGAAATCATCCGAAATCCGCGACAAATTCCTGAAGTTCTTCGAATCCAAAGGCCATACGATTGTCCGTTCGAGCTCACTCGTACCGGGCAACGATCCGACCCTGATGCTGACCAACAGCGGCATGGTGCAGTTCAAGGATGTGTTTACCGGCACCGACAGCCGTCCGTACACGCGCGCCACTTCCGTGCAGCGCTGCGTGCGCGCCGGCGGCAAGCACAATGACCTGGAAAACGTCGGCTACACCGCGCGTCACCACACCTTCTTCGAAATGCTGGGCAATTTCAGCTTCGGCGACTATTTCAAGCGCGACGCCATCAACTACGCCTGGGAGCTGCTGACCAAGGTGTACGGCCTGCCAGCCGAAAAGCTGACCGTCACCGTCTACATGGAAGATGACGAAGCCTACGACATCTGGGCCAACGAAGTGGGCGTGCCGAAAGAGCGCATCATCCGCATCGGCGACAACAAGGGCGCGCGCTACGCCTCGGACAACTTCTGGCAGATGGCCGACACCGGCCCATGCGGCCCGTGCACCGAGATCTTCTACGACCACGGCGCCGACATTCCGGGCGGCCCGCCTGGCTCGCCCGACGAAGACGGCGACCGCTTCATCGAAATCTGGAACCTGGTGTTCATGCAGTTCAACCGCGACGAAGCGGGTGTCATGCACAAGCTGCCCAAGCCATGTGTCGACACCGGCATGGGCATGGAGCGCCTCGCCGCCGTGCTGCAGCACGTGCACTCGAACTACGAGATCGACCTGTTCCAGGCCTTGATCAAGGCAGCCGCGCGCGAAACCGGCACCACCGACCTCGAAAACAAATCGCTGCGCGTGATCGCCGACCATATCCGCGCGTCGGCTTTCATGATCGTCGACGGCGTCATTCCGGGCAGCGAAGGGCGTGCCTACGTCCTGCGCCGCATCATCCGCCGCGCGCTGCGCCACGGCCACAAGCTGGGCCAGACCAAGCCGTTCTTTTTCAAGCTGGTGGAAGACCTGAACATCGAGATGGGCGCGGCCTATCCGGAACTGGCCGCGGTCAAGAAGCGTGTCGCCGACATGATCGAAGGCGAAGAAATCAATTTTGGCAGGACGCTTGAAAATGGCATGAAAGTGCTGGAAGTGCAGTTGGCCAAGAACCCTGGCAAGCTCGATGGCGCCACCGCTTTCCTGTTGTACGGCACCTATGGCTTCCCGCTCGATTTGACCGCCGACATTTGCCGCGAGCGCGGTATCGATTTCGATGAAGCCGGCTTCCACGAAGCCATGAAGCGCGACAAGGAAATCGACGGCGGCGCCGGCGGCGCCAAGCAGAAAAACGTCGAATACACGGGCGAGAAAAACAAATTCGTCGGCTACGACAGCCTGGCGCACGCCAGCCGCGTGGTGGCCCTGTACGCCGACGGCAGCGCGGTACAGGAACTGCCGGCCGGCCAGAGCGGCATCGTGGTGCTCGATACCACGCCGTTCTACGCCGAATCGGGCGGCCAGGTGGGCGATCAGGGCATGCTCACGTCCGATGGCGCTACATTCGCCGTGGCCGACACGCTCAAGGTGCAGGCCGACGTGTTCGGCCACCACGGCGTGCTGAGCTCCGGCGTGCTCAAGGTGGGCGACACGGTCAATGCCAACGTCGACGAAGCCAAGCGCGCGCGCACCATCCGCAATCACTCCGCAACGCACCTGATGCACAAGGCGCTGCGCGAAGTGCTGGGCGACCATGTGGCGCAAAAAGGTTCGGTGGTCGATCCCGACCGCACCCGTTTCGACTTCTCGCACAACGCGCCGCTGACGGCCGACCAGATCGCCCAGGTCGAAGTGATCGTCAACCGCGAGATCCTGGAAAACCATGCGACGGCCGCGCATAACATGACGTTCGACGACGCCGTCAAGCATGGCGCCATGGCGCTGTTCGGCGAGAAGTACGGCGACGAAGTGCGCGTGCTCGATATCGGTTCGTCCAAAGAGCTGTGCGGTGGCGTCCACGTTGGCCGCACCGGCGACATCGGCCTTTTCAAGATCATCGGCGAAGGCGGTGTCGCAGCGGGCATCCGCCGCGTCGAAGCCGTCACCGGCGAAGGCGCGCTGGCGCTGGTGCAGTCGCTCAACCGCCGCGTGCAGGAAGCGGCTGGCGCGTTGAAAACCACGCCGGACGAACTGACCAACCGCATCGCGCAGGTGCAGGATCATGTCAAGTCGCTGGAAAAGGAATTGGCCGCGCTGAAGTCGAAACTGGCGGCAGGGCAGGGCGATGAACTGGTGACCCAGGCCGTCGACGTGAATGGCATCAAGGTCGTTGCAGCGGTCCTGGAAGGCGCCGATTCGGCGCGTCTGGGCGAAACCATGGATAAGCTCAAGGACAAGCTGAAAACGGCCGCCATCGTGCTCGCCAGCGTGGCTGACGGCAAGGTGAACCTGATCGCCGGCGTGACGGCGGACGCCACGTCCAAGGTCAAGGCGGGCGAGCTGGTCAACTTCGTGGCCCAGCAAGTCGGCGGCAAGGGTGGCGGACGTCCGGACATGGCGCGTGCCGGCGGTACCGATCCGAGCGGCCTGGATGCGGCGCTGGCTGGTGTGACGGCGTGGGTGGCCGAGCGTACGTAATGGCCACGTCGTCCCGGCGTAGGCGGGGACCCAAGTTGCTCGCTTAGCCTGTGACTACAGCACGAACTTGGGTCCCCGCCTGCGCGGGGACGACGACATCGAACCATACGTCGCAGTACGGTGAAAACCGACCCGCCGCATCACTTCAGACATTTCTTACATCTAGCTTACAATTTCAGTTGCAGTTCCGTTATTGTCGTTGTGACCATGCAACAAGCAATTTATATATTGGTGCGGTGCGTCAAATTTGCGGATTTGGAGTATATTTGTTGGGTGAGTAATCCAATCCACCCTAAGAGCAAGCGATGAGCGACACAACTTTCGACAGCGAAATCATGGAATACCAGAAGGAACTCGACGCGCGGGGACTCAATTGCCCATTGCCGATCCTCAAGGCCAAGAAGGCGCTTGCGGAAATGGAAAGCGGGGAAGTGCTGCGCATCGTCGCCACCGACACCGGCTCCGTGCGCGACTTCCAGGCGTTTGCCAAGCAGACCGGCAATGCCCTCGTTTCCCACACCCAAAACGGCCGCGAATTCATCTTTTTGATGCGCCGCAAATAATATCCCGGACGGGGCAGCGCACCGGCATGCCCCGCAGAATCGACTCGAACACTTTCCCGACTTCATGACAAGGCCCGATGATTAGGTGTTTTCCTCTAGCTAAAAATCGCACGATCGTGCTTTAATTTAGCGTGAAAACGGTTTTTCTCTTATAATCTAGGCCACTTTAGTCAAGTCACCTTATTCATTCTTCCAAAGGCACCCCTATGAAAGTCCTGGTTCCCGTCAAACGCGTGGTCGACTACAACGTCAAAGTGCGTGTGAAATCCGACGGCAGCGGCGTCGATATCGCCAATGTCAAAATGTCGATGAATCCTTTCGACGAGATCGCGCTGGAAGAAGCGATGCGCCTGAAGGAAGCCGGCAAGGTCACCGAAGTGGTGGCCGTGTCCTGCGGCGTGACCCAGTGCCAGGAAACCCTGCGCACCGGCATGGCCATCGGCGCCGATCGCGGCATCCTGGTCGAAACCACCGCCGACCTCGAACCGCTGGCCGTGGCCAAGCTGCTCAAGGCGCTGGCCGACAAGGAGCAACCGCAGCTGATCATCCTGGGCAAGCAAGCCATCGATGACGACTCGAACCAGACCGGCCAGATGCTCGCCGCCCTGCTGGGCTGGCCGCAAGCCACGTTCGCCTCGAAAGTCGTGCTGGAAGACGGCAAAGTCACCGTCACCCGCGAAGTCGACGGCGGCCTGGAAACCCTGGCGCTCACCTTGCCGGCGATCATCACGACCGACCTGCGCCTGAACGAGCCGCGCTACGTGACCCTGCCGAATATCATGAAGGCCAAGAAAAAGCCGCTGGACGTGGTCAAGCCGGAAGAGCTGGGCGTCGACGTTGCGCCGCGCCTGAAGACCTTGAAGGTCGTCGAGC
Protein-coding regions in this window:
- the ugpQ gene encoding glycerophosphodiester phosphodiesterase; protein product: MWNYPTSLAHRGGGKLAPENTIAGLRCGLAHGFRAVEFDVMLARDSVPVVMHDPYLGRTVAGSGNVYNYDAAELVTMDAGNWFSAECRGETVPLFTQFVQFCKDHGIWMNIEIKPAPGFEEETGRVVGSLTRALFGIEIAQDNPRQVPLLSSFSPVALAAARLAAPDLPRALLLDRMDEGWQTQARELDVVAIHTNHKHLDEALAHQIKDAGYGLFCYTVNDPARAREILGWGVDAFCTDRIDLIGPDFAQAAI
- a CDS encoding CPBP family intramembrane glutamic endopeptidase; amino-acid sequence: MFIVMAAASAHQFQINRKMFTLIMGSTITKRQVALSVLIGILVLMFTLGESAVFTKIVTYYDLEAAYSLGKYHPEAYTSHPFFSVHVFTFIICSAIFPAIFEELFFRGLVFRSIYKNKSFFLSSVLTAAIFTALHFSKTIYIGTFLFSLALSYLYATTGSLRTCMVAHATFNLLAFINQYYFDFHRIRGVDELSEWYHWIPELAMLGIALVAFGWIIFISKDAIKHASLPAMPSLQQADERQRKTEVRGGNESAHRHSSKAEHITTN
- a CDS encoding DJ-1/PfpI family protein translates to MRLTIVLFDGFTALDIVGGYEVLANVPGMEVEFVSDRIGLVASDTGRLGMAAYRTFDQLDTTDILYVPGGPGVAGALGNAALMACVRRLHPTTAWTVSICNGAEILGAAGLLKGKKVTTNWFARAHVAAYGALVGTERYQRDGKLITGAGVSASIDAGLFLASLLGGETLARTIQLGIEYYPAPPFGNGTPDEQPQAAQDRIRHVEQHGAQRLAARVIPF
- a CDS encoding sulfurtransferase TusA family protein; its protein translation is MEYQKELDARGLNCPLPILKAKKALAEMESGEVLRIVATDTGSVRDFQAFAKQTGNALVSHTQNGREFIFLMRRK
- a CDS encoding DUF1294 domain-containing protein, which encodes MPYLSILMFAAVFTGAVLAWHIPLWVGVLYVVASCACFALYAMDKAAARAGSYRTPERSLLLLGLACGWPGAVLAQQWLRHKSSKRPFQVAFWSTVLCNVAVFVYLASPLSLIRMP
- a CDS encoding GlxA family transcriptional regulator, which translates into the protein MKTKRIAILAYSGCMGMEVFGLCDTLLLANRIAAAVDGAGPPLFDVIVTSLGGGNVTAAGGIPIGTRKPVARPDLLVVPGMELSGRDACTAPMSAFAPEIAYLAKAFARGTPVAAVCVGAFLLGDAGVLDGRRATTSWLFAPDLARRFPAAMVEPAAMLVEDGGVTTTGSFSATFDLAMHLVRQSASARVLRAVARMGLLDDRRTSQAPFVDTRMLSQAADTFAAKVHAWLGQRLAEPYNLKQVAAAFHVSDRTLLRRVKQETGQTPLAYLQQARIGKAKVLLESTSLSVAQVTERVGYTDVATFGALFKRNVGQSPAEYRRRFRTIGQVGMDKRPA
- a CDS encoding electron transfer flavoprotein subunit beta/FixA family protein, whose product is MKVLVPVKRVVDYNVKVRVKSDGSGVDIANVKMSMNPFDEIALEEAMRLKEAGKVTEVVAVSCGVTQCQETLRTGMAIGADRGILVETTADLEPLAVAKLLKALADKEQPQLIILGKQAIDDDSNQTGQMLAALLGWPQATFASKVVLEDGKVTVTREVDGGLETLALTLPAIITTDLRLNEPRYVTLPNIMKAKKKPLDVVKPEELGVDVAPRLKTLKVVEPAKRSAGIKVPDAATLVAKLRTEAKVI
- the alaS gene encoding alanine--tRNA ligase, giving the protein MKSSEIRDKFLKFFESKGHTIVRSSSLVPGNDPTLMLTNSGMVQFKDVFTGTDSRPYTRATSVQRCVRAGGKHNDLENVGYTARHHTFFEMLGNFSFGDYFKRDAINYAWELLTKVYGLPAEKLTVTVYMEDDEAYDIWANEVGVPKERIIRIGDNKGARYASDNFWQMADTGPCGPCTEIFYDHGADIPGGPPGSPDEDGDRFIEIWNLVFMQFNRDEAGVMHKLPKPCVDTGMGMERLAAVLQHVHSNYEIDLFQALIKAAARETGTTDLENKSLRVIADHIRASAFMIVDGVIPGSEGRAYVLRRIIRRALRHGHKLGQTKPFFFKLVEDLNIEMGAAYPELAAVKKRVADMIEGEEINFGRTLENGMKVLEVQLAKNPGKLDGATAFLLYGTYGFPLDLTADICRERGIDFDEAGFHEAMKRDKEIDGGAGGAKQKNVEYTGEKNKFVGYDSLAHASRVVALYADGSAVQELPAGQSGIVVLDTTPFYAESGGQVGDQGMLTSDGATFAVADTLKVQADVFGHHGVLSSGVLKVGDTVNANVDEAKRARTIRNHSATHLMHKALREVLGDHVAQKGSVVDPDRTRFDFSHNAPLTADQIAQVEVIVNREILENHATAAHNMTFDDAVKHGAMALFGEKYGDEVRVLDIGSSKELCGGVHVGRTGDIGLFKIIGEGGVAAGIRRVEAVTGEGALALVQSLNRRVQEAAGALKTTPDELTNRIAQVQDHVKSLEKELAALKSKLAAGQGDELVTQAVDVNGIKVVAAVLEGADSARLGETMDKLKDKLKTAAIVLASVADGKVNLIAGVTADATSKVKAGELVNFVAQQVGGKGGGRPDMARAGGTDPSGLDAALAGVTAWVAERT